Proteins co-encoded in one Ruegeria sp. YS9 genomic window:
- a CDS encoding agmatinase, producing the protein MADSFFQPVSAMELARFAGIPAFMRLPILDLAHERISEVELGLVGIPWDGGTTNRPGARHGPRQLRDYSTMIRAMNPVTGVAPFAMVNCADLGDVAPNPVDIEDTLDRVTRFYTDLQARNITPLTAGGDHLTTLPVLRALAASGPVGLIQFDSHTDLFDTYFGGHKFTHGTPFRRAVEEGLVDPKRFVQIGIRGTAYNTEDIEWGEAQGIRIIRIEELFDRGIDDVMNEVHEIVGMQPTYCTFDIDFVDPTYAPGTGTPEIGGPNSFQAQQVIRRMSGLNLVGADLVEVSPPFDPDGGTAWLGISLMFELLCVLAQAIDTRR; encoded by the coding sequence ATGGCCGATTCATTTTTTCAACCGGTATCCGCCATGGAACTGGCCCGATTTGCCGGCATTCCCGCATTCATGCGCCTGCCTATTCTGGATCTGGCACACGAACGGATCTCGGAGGTCGAACTGGGCCTCGTGGGTATCCCTTGGGACGGCGGAACCACAAATCGCCCCGGCGCCCGGCATGGTCCGCGGCAACTGAGGGACTATTCCACGATGATCCGGGCGATGAACCCGGTTACGGGAGTGGCACCGTTTGCAATGGTGAACTGCGCAGATCTAGGAGACGTTGCCCCCAATCCCGTCGACATAGAAGACACGCTGGATCGGGTCACGCGTTTCTACACGGATCTTCAAGCCCGCAACATCACGCCATTGACGGCCGGAGGGGATCACCTGACCACCCTGCCCGTCCTTCGTGCCCTGGCCGCTTCGGGTCCGGTTGGCCTGATCCAGTTCGACAGTCACACGGACTTGTTCGATACCTATTTCGGAGGTCACAAGTTCACCCACGGCACCCCGTTCCGCCGCGCGGTCGAGGAAGGGTTGGTGGACCCCAAGCGTTTTGTACAAATCGGAATCCGTGGCACGGCCTACAACACTGAAGATATCGAATGGGGCGAGGCGCAGGGCATCCGCATCATCCGTATCGAAGAGCTGTTCGACCGGGGCATAGACGACGTCATGAACGAAGTGCACGAGATCGTTGGCATGCAGCCGACCTACTGCACCTTTGACATCGACTTTGTTGATCCAACTTACGCCCCCGGTACGGGAACACCTGAAATCGGCGGACCCAACAGCTTTCAGGCCCAGCAGGTCATTCGCAGGATGTCCGGTCTGAACCTTGTCGGCGCCGATCTTGTCGAAGTGTCACCGCCATTCGACCCCGACGGTGGAACGGCGTGGCTTGGCATCTCGCTGATGTTCGAGTTGCTTTGCGTTCTGGCACAGGCGATCGACACGCGGCGCTAG
- a CDS encoding glycine betaine ABC transporter substrate-binding protein, giving the protein MKKTATLLGSASFAIAGPVMAADIVIGVPNWASVNATAHILEVVIEENLGLDVELQNGTNPIVFEAMDSGSMHVHPEVWMPNQQNLHDTYVKENGTVVMNQNPVQAEQGMCVPTYIAEQYDIKSIDDLSDPDKVAIFDTDGNGTPEVWIGAPGWASTVVEKIRAKSYGYDQIFELTEYEETIAYANLANATKAGDPWIGFCYSPHYIFVTQDLTVLEEPPHDPATWTIVQPTDDPDWLSKSEASSAWNGATLHLHYAKELEESYPEVAALFSNYQMTGDDLSAMGKALAVDNIEAAEFAKEWVAANEDTVIGWLTN; this is encoded by the coding sequence ATGAAAAAAACTGCAACGCTACTTGGAAGCGCGTCCTTCGCGATTGCCGGGCCGGTCATGGCCGCGGATATCGTGATCGGTGTGCCCAACTGGGCCTCGGTGAACGCCACGGCACATATTCTTGAAGTCGTGATCGAAGAAAACCTCGGCCTGGACGTGGAATTGCAAAACGGCACCAACCCGATTGTGTTTGAAGCCATGGACAGCGGTTCGATGCATGTCCATCCCGAAGTGTGGATGCCCAATCAGCAGAACCTGCACGATACCTATGTCAAGGAAAACGGCACCGTCGTCATGAACCAAAACCCGGTTCAGGCCGAGCAGGGCATGTGCGTGCCGACCTACATCGCGGAACAATATGACATCAAGTCGATCGATGATCTGAGCGACCCCGACAAGGTTGCGATCTTTGATACCGATGGCAACGGAACACCCGAGGTATGGATCGGTGCACCGGGTTGGGCGTCGACCGTCGTCGAGAAGATCCGGGCCAAGTCCTATGGCTATGACCAGATCTTCGAACTGACGGAATACGAGGAAACCATTGCCTATGCCAATTTGGCGAACGCGACAAAGGCGGGCGATCCGTGGATCGGGTTTTGCTACAGCCCGCACTATATCTTCGTGACACAGGATCTGACGGTTCTGGAAGAACCGCCCCACGATCCGGCCACCTGGACAATCGTTCAGCCCACGGATGATCCTGATTGGCTGTCCAAGTCCGAGGCGTCCTCGGCCTGGAACGGGGCAACGCTTCACCTGCACTATGCCAAGGAACTGGAAGAGAGCTATCCCGAAGTGGCCGCCCTGTTCAGCAACTATCAGATGACAGGCGACGATCTGAGCGCGATGGGCAAGGCGCTGGCCGTCGACAACATCGAAGCCGCTGAGTTCGCCAAGGAATGGGTGGCTGCGAATGAAGACACCGTCATCGGCTGGCTGACCAACTAA
- a CDS encoding glycine betaine/L-proline ABC transporter ATP-binding protein, translating to MDEPVVKLENVWKIFGSRAEEAMEAVRNEGIGKPEVLERFNCVVGVQGATFEVPRGEIFCIMGLSGSGKSTLVRHVNRLIEPTAGRIEILGHDVSKLSEAELRRIRAQQIGMVFQHMALMPHRSVRDNVAYPLEIRKVSKSKRWAVSDHALSLVNLTGYEDRLPKELSGGMQQRVGIARALASDPEILLMDEPFSALDPLIRLQLQDQFKALVAQLKKTTLFITHDLDEAIRIGHRIAIMKDGVIVQIGTPEDIVMNPSDDYVREFVQGISKLKLVKAHSIMEPVDSYSGPLDGAPRADEGADLDQLIDLAVNSDLPVVITDAGVDVGVVTKPRLLRGIQGGKND from the coding sequence ATGGACGAACCTGTCGTAAAATTAGAAAACGTTTGGAAGATCTTTGGCTCGCGTGCAGAAGAGGCAATGGAAGCGGTCAGAAACGAAGGCATAGGCAAGCCGGAAGTTCTGGAGCGGTTCAACTGTGTTGTCGGCGTTCAGGGCGCCACGTTCGAAGTGCCGAGGGGTGAGATTTTCTGTATCATGGGGCTGTCCGGCTCGGGCAAGTCCACATTGGTGCGCCACGTGAATCGATTGATCGAACCGACGGCGGGTCGGATCGAAATTCTGGGTCACGATGTTTCGAAACTGTCGGAAGCCGAGTTGCGCCGCATTCGCGCCCAGCAAATCGGTATGGTCTTTCAGCACATGGCGCTGATGCCGCATCGTTCCGTGCGTGATAATGTGGCCTATCCATTGGAGATCCGAAAGGTTTCCAAGTCAAAGCGCTGGGCCGTCTCCGATCACGCGCTGAGCCTGGTGAATCTGACAGGTTACGAGGACCGCCTGCCCAAAGAGCTTTCGGGCGGGATGCAGCAACGCGTGGGGATCGCGCGGGCGCTGGCTTCGGACCCGGAAATCCTGTTGATGGATGAACCGTTCTCGGCCCTCGATCCGCTGATCCGCCTGCAATTGCAGGACCAGTTCAAAGCGCTTGTGGCACAGCTGAAGAAGACCACGCTGTTCATCACCCACGATCTGGACGAAGCCATTCGGATCGGCCACCGGATTGCGATCATGAAGGACGGCGTCATCGTGCAGATCGGAACACCCGAAGACATCGTCATGAACCCGTCCGACGATTACGTACGCGAATTCGTTCAGGGCATCTCAAAACTCAAACTGGTCAAGGCGCATTCCATCATGGAGCCGGTGGACAGTTATTCAGGGCCGCTCGACGGTGCGCCCCGAGCGGACGAGGGCGCGGATCTGGATCAACTGATCGACCTGGCCGTGAATTCTGATCTGCCGGTCGTCATCACGGATGCGGGCGTTGATGTGGGCGTCGTGACCAAGCCGCGCCTGTTGCGCGGTATCCAGGGGGGCAAAAATGACTGA
- a CDS encoding proline/glycine betaine ABC transporter permease — MTDAATEMKVTAASDIEVDREALDLSIKEFAGPNGDYYVNAFHKIHDATSAIPNTFNKWAALLGPFWSASRAIWGMFWTFLILEIIAWVQIGRGAWGNPGADFADRAARQQERAAELLARAADATEQADIDRFTKLAENIQKAAATSLERAAAAQSEAAGILITGLLMLLVFKLVQGFYADRVYEKQYSNWRIDPDSTESGRSTRNIVMGAILVAAIGPLIVYKFTVNASLPLLDAFPEQQVSAMFLGEGNGTLFSSLANWMEARIDAAAAAGGDVFDGIVAGVRSVLDALTIALIGSPWPVVMLVICVTAWRAAGPRVAIFTASSLAYIALLGYWDVAMETVALVGAAVLLCVVFGIPLGIWFGKSQRAYRAAEPVLDLMQTLPAFVYLIPIIAFFGTGNPPGILATIIFGMPPVIRLTALGMQGVPESIKEAAVAFGASKWQLLKDVEIPLALPSIMTGVNQTILMCLSMVVIISLIGGGGLGKEILEALQYAAKGPGLLGGFAILFLAMVMDRIVQGAFRREDEKL; from the coding sequence ATGACTGATGCTGCAACAGAGATGAAAGTAACCGCCGCCTCTGATATCGAGGTCGATCGCGAGGCCCTGGACCTTTCCATCAAAGAGTTCGCGGGTCCGAACGGTGACTACTATGTCAACGCATTCCACAAGATTCATGATGCGACCAGCGCGATTCCCAACACATTCAACAAGTGGGCCGCGTTGCTGGGGCCATTCTGGTCTGCGTCACGCGCCATTTGGGGCATGTTCTGGACCTTTCTGATCCTTGAGATCATCGCGTGGGTTCAGATCGGCAGGGGCGCGTGGGGTAATCCCGGCGCCGATTTCGCGGACCGCGCCGCCCGTCAGCAGGAACGCGCGGCCGAACTGTTGGCGCGCGCAGCGGATGCCACGGAACAGGCCGATATCGACCGTTTCACCAAACTGGCCGAGAACATACAGAAAGCAGCGGCCACAAGCCTGGAAAGGGCCGCCGCCGCCCAGTCCGAGGCGGCAGGCATCCTGATTACCGGGTTGTTGATGTTGCTGGTGTTCAAGTTGGTTCAAGGGTTCTACGCCGACCGCGTCTACGAAAAACAGTATTCGAACTGGCGCATTGATCCGGACAGCACGGAAAGTGGGCGTTCGACCCGTAATATCGTCATGGGTGCGATCCTTGTCGCAGCAATCGGACCATTGATCGTGTACAAGTTCACCGTGAACGCATCCCTTCCATTGTTGGACGCGTTCCCGGAACAACAAGTCTCTGCGATGTTTCTTGGCGAAGGCAACGGCACGCTGTTTTCGAGCCTGGCAAACTGGATGGAGGCCAGGATTGATGCTGCAGCGGCAGCTGGAGGCGACGTATTCGACGGGATCGTGGCGGGTGTCCGGTCGGTGCTTGATGCGCTGACGATTGCACTGATCGGGTCACCCTGGCCGGTGGTCATGCTGGTCATCTGTGTGACGGCCTGGCGTGCGGCGGGACCAAGGGTTGCCATCTTCACCGCATCTTCCCTGGCCTATATCGCGTTGCTGGGGTACTGGGACGTGGCGATGGAAACGGTTGCTCTGGTCGGTGCGGCGGTGTTGCTGTGCGTCGTTTTCGGCATTCCGCTGGGTATCTGGTTCGGCAAATCGCAGCGCGCCTATCGCGCGGCGGAACCGGTTCTGGACCTGATGCAGACGCTTCCCGCCTTCGTCTACCTTATCCCGATCATCGCCTTTTTCGGCACCGGCAACCCGCCGGGAATTCTGGCCACCATCATCTTTGGCATGCCGCCGGTGATCCGCCTGACGGCGCTGGGCATGCAAGGGGTTCCGGAAAGCATCAAGGAGGCTGCGGTCGCCTTTGGCGCGTCGAAATGGCAATTGTTGAAGGATGTTGAAATCCCTCTGGCGCTGCCATCGATCATGACGGGTGTAAACCAGACAATCCTGATGTGCCTGTCCATGGTCGTGATCATCTCGCTGATCGGCGGGGGCGGCCTGGGCAAGGAAATCCTTGAGGCGCTGCAATACGCCGCCAAGGGGCCGGGCCTGCTGGGCGGCTTTGCGATCCTGTTCCTTGCCATGGTCATGGACCGGATCGTGCAGGGCGCGTTCCGGCGAGAAGACGAAAAACTCTGA
- a CDS encoding arginase family protein, whose protein sequence is MTDPYEQSMMDNLYWWGVPTLFRCPHVGPEGQDIALAGVPHSTGNGTTERDQHLGPRALRHVSAVQRRVHSVFEIDPWQSARIADVGDVPFPKANDNEDCIERITEFYKTIDTAGARPVSVGGDHSITGGIVQALGCGKLAGGQPVSFLHLDAHTDVFTKVDHFLGAKKSAAHWGAYLADQGQVDPTRSMQIGLRGHARSLDWLQPSYDYGYNIVTMREFRQRGLADVVAQTKEVLGDRPVYITFDLDCLDPTVAPAVSNLEPGEKGFDIDEAVGILRAARGLNIVGGDVVCMMPTKDSPNNITALTAAAVMFEMISMIAENVARA, encoded by the coding sequence ATGACAGATCCCTATGAACAGTCGATGATGGACAACCTGTATTGGTGGGGCGTACCTACATTGTTCCGGTGTCCCCATGTCGGGCCGGAAGGGCAGGATATCGCGCTGGCGGGCGTGCCGCATTCAACCGGCAACGGCACGACCGAAAGGGACCAGCACCTGGGGCCTCGCGCCTTGAGGCATGTCTCGGCCGTACAACGCAGGGTGCATTCGGTCTTTGAAATTGATCCCTGGCAGAGTGCGCGGATCGCCGATGTTGGTGATGTGCCTTTTCCAAAGGCCAACGACAACGAAGACTGCATCGAACGCATCACTGAATTCTACAAGACCATAGACACGGCCGGAGCGCGCCCCGTTTCCGTCGGAGGCGACCATTCCATCACCGGTGGCATTGTTCAGGCCCTGGGTTGCGGCAAACTTGCGGGCGGACAGCCGGTCAGCTTTCTGCATCTGGACGCGCATACGGATGTGTTCACCAAGGTTGATCACTTTCTGGGGGCCAAGAAATCCGCGGCCCACTGGGGGGCCTATCTGGCCGATCAGGGGCAGGTGGATCCAACCCGGTCGATGCAGATCGGTCTGCGGGGCCATGCACGCAGCCTGGACTGGCTGCAACCGTCGTACGATTACGGGTACAACATCGTCACCATGCGCGAATTCCGTCAGCGCGGGTTGGCCGATGTGGTCGCGCAGACCAAAGAGGTTTTGGGCGACCGCCCGGTTTACATCACTTTCGATCTGGACTGTCTTGACCCAACCGTCGCGCCGGCCGTGTCCAATCTGGAGCCGGGTGAGAAGGGGTTTGACATAGATGAGGCGGTCGGCATCCTGCGCGCGGCGCGCGGACTGAACATCGTCGGCGGCGATGTGGTTTGCATGATGCCCACCAAGGACAGCCCCAACAACATCACCGCACTGACGGCGGCGGCGGTGATGTTCGAGATGATTTCGATGATCGCCGAGAATGTCGCGCGGGCCTAG